CCAGGCGGCGAGCCTCAGCAAGCCGGTATTCGCCTACACGGTGCTGAGAATGGTCGACGAAGGAGTGCTCGATCTCGACGCACCGCTCATCGACTCCATTGGCATCGACGCGGCCAGGGCCAATCACCTCGGAGAGAGCTTCGATGATCCGCGGGTTAGAGAGATCACCGCACGGATGGTGATGACCCACAGAACGGGATTTCCGAACTGGCGAGGGAGGGGTGAGCTGACATTCATCTTCGACCCTGACGAACGGTTCGGCTACTCGGGCGAGGGCTTCGGCCTGCTGCAGAAGGTGGTCGAGCGCGTCACCGGGACGCCGATGGAGGAACTCGTGACCACCTACACCTTCGAACCGCTCGGCATGACGAGCTCGACCTATACCGCTTCCGAGGTCGATCTCGACCGGTACGCATGGCCGCACCGGGCATGGGGCGAGGTCCAGCCGAAGCCGGATGATTTCGAGGAACGGCGGAGGAAGGCCCGACCGCACGCGGCCGCGAGCCTGGTTACGACCGCCTCGGACTACGCGCGATTCC
The nucleotide sequence above comes from Acidobacteriota bacterium. Encoded proteins:
- a CDS encoding beta-lactamase family protein is translated as MLHTVRAVLGLVLSVFVLTSCSRNRDPGPEAEPALDRRTPEEIAAILEETLPDLMGAAKIPGLSICLIDDFQAAWCDAFGVAIEGVPATTETVFQAASLSKPVFAYTVLRMVDEGVLDLDAPLIDSIGIDAARANHLGESFDDPRVREITARMVMTHRTGFPNWRGRGELTFIFDPDERFGYSGEGFGLLQKVVERVTGTPMEELVTTYTFEPLGMTSSTYTASEVDLDRYAWPHRAWGEVQPKPDDFEERRRKARPHAAASLVTTASDYARFLVALSTGEGLADATHEALLRPQSDVGDDGLVSWGLGTGLE